ACCAGCTGGAATTGGCTCTTTTGAATCTTTATATGGAAAAACTGGCCATAGCTACACTATGGAGCTAAGATCTGGCGAGTCATCTGGAAGTGtaagagagaggcagaaagaaagagagaaagggagaagacCCCAGAGGTAATAAGATTGCTGGGTCTCTTACTTTAGTTTTCTATGGAGTGATGCagtcctctcctcttcccctaaCACAGTAGCCTCTGCCATGGAGCTTTTCTATCCCTGAGAATTTGGCCAGATTGAACACTTGTTAGAGTTTGTTTCCATAAAACAAGGTTAATACTTAACTTTACTTTTCCTCTCCAGAAACTCCTCAGAGGAAGCACTAGAATGGAAGAAGTCCTTTGATCACCTGCTGAAGAGTAAAAGTGAGTATGAGTCTCTTGTATGACAGAATGAAGGGCGAAAGTACACCAAGACTGAGTGGGAGGGGAGACTAAGGGTTAACCGTGTGCATAAGTTCAGCACAATAGGCAATGTTTGTCCATTCTCAGACTAGAATAAAAGAAAGGTTGGTCTTTAAGAactgcttccttctccctcctgagAGTATTGTTTGATGCAAAGAGGACAGTGGAGCAGATAACTGTCTGAACAAGCTGAGTAAAAACCAAACCGAACTGCTGCATGGCCAAGCAGGGTTGCCATTTTTCAGGCATGGTCCTCTTTCTGGCCGAGATGTTGCATCACAATGCAATGCCATCTTATTGGAGCATAAACATTATCACGCTGATGTTATGTCAGTGGGATGTATCACTTTGTCAGAACCTGGACTGTAAATTGTCCTGCAGGTTAAAGTTATTACCCATTCCAGTTTCAATGCACATTCAGTAGAGACCCATGAAAATGGATATTGTTTAACAACTTTGGGGCTGAGAGACAATGTTACCACTTGTACTATTCAGAATTTTCTTAGGGAAGGAGAATTCAACAGCTTCCCTCCAGAATGGTAGGAAAAAAAACACTCAGCAGTGGAGAAGTACTGATTCTGTGTGATTTTAGCATATCCATCCTGCCATCAAGAGTGTCTGTACTTGCAGAAGTACTGGCTGTGCTATGCACTAGAGTCCCAGTAAGAAAATCTCtctcatacacaaacacacacgtaAGTACTTTTCAGAAATAACCCTCACCTGATTCCAAAGTGTATCTCCTTCCTATGTGGTCACAGTGCCCAGGAGTTAAATAAGTGACATTAGAAATGACAAATCTTCAAACTAAAGCGGACTGAAAATATTACTGACATGATAGAAATGACTCCACAGCAGAGATGCTCTTCTCTACTGATGTGCTCCTTGTTTCAGCACAACCCAAACTTTGTCACCCCTTTTGGTTAACAAGTACATTTGGAGATGTGACATCTCACTCTCTTGAACATGGAGCATGTGTGCTTCTGCATGGCTTGTGACTTGTTCCCTGTACAACTGAGCCAAGAAGAAGGAGAAAGTCACCACTCAGATGTGCTCAGATACTCGTGGAGGGCATAGAAATACCTAGATAGATGGATCTACAGAAATCTGTTCCAAAGCCCCAGGGAATACACTTTGGAGAACCATTATAGAAGGTCAGACATGCAGAACATGCTGGAGACACAGGGTATGCCCTGTTCCATGCTTGTCTGTGGGAAAGTGGTTTATTGGAACCCAGAGGCCAATAAATAATCTGAGAATGGTGGAATCTGTCCAGGGTGAAGCAGAATCTTACTATGTCATGGTCTGAACTCCAAGAGAGACCTTTCAATAATGCTAAATTACTCAATAAGCAAGATGTATTTTAAAACCTGGCAGCATTCCTCATCTCCCAAAGCTGTATGAAGCtgcttccttttctccttcttccatCCCTAAATCTAATTTTCCTTGTTCTTCACAGATGGGGTGGCTACATTCCATGCCTTCCTGAAGACAGAGTTCAGTGAGGAGAACCTTGAGTTTTGGCTGGCTTGTGAGGAGTTTAAAAAGTCCCGGTCAAAAACTAAACTGTCATCCAAGGCCCACAGGATTTTTAAGGAGTTTGTTCAAAATGAAGCACCTAAAGAGGTCAGAATTATTTCTAGCTTTGCATTTTATGGTATGGGCATGGAATTGAGAACTGTTTTACTTATTTAACATAAGTTTGTGACAGTGATGTGCTTTCCCTGCTCATAAAATGGGAAAATTAGTTCCCACACACCAAGTGCTGTCTTATATGGAAGGCACATCATGTGACTTCCCGGAAGACCATACATAATATTTACAGTCATGCCCCCATTTTATTTAGGAAGGGAAATCATTTCCCTCTGCATAGGATAATGTTCCCACACCAAAAGAATATTGTGTGTCCTGTCCTTCCTCACAGGTGAATATTGACCATGAAACCAGAGAAATAACCCGGAAGAACCTGACAGTGGCTACTACTTCTTGTTTCGATGCTGCACAGGTGAAAACTCGCACTTTGATGGAGAAGGATTCCTATCCCAGGTTCCTGAAATCTGCCTCCTACCAGGACTTGACAGTGGAAATCACCAGCAAGCAGTTGCATACCTGATCCAAGTCACCTGCACTGCCAGaaactggggggagaagggaagagccACATTGTGAAGCAAAGGTAGAGGAGGCAGGAGCCTGAGAAACAGCGACTGAGCAGAAAGAGCTCTGAGCAGTGGGGTTTTGGCTAAAGTCCTGGGATTTTATCCTTATCAGGATCCCTAGAATGTCAAATGCTTCCATGGACCTCCGAGCTACAGTGAGGAGCATCTGTCCCCCATCACTGGTGTGGGAGATGCTGAAATGGGAACTgttgggagagagggagatgggTGGACAGTTGCTTATATGCAAGCAAGCGCTTCAGTGACGGGTAGTGGGGAAAAAGTATGCAAGAAGAGATTTGCACTAAAAGAAAGGGGGTGGAGCTGGATGAGAGGCTCCATCTGAGTGGCAGGTTCCACTGGAAACAGGGTAGATTGAATCCCCCCCCAAAATGTCCTCCATCTGATGTTGAACTTTGTGCATACAGACATGCATGAAGAGAAAGTCTCAGTCTGCTCTCAAGACCCTGCCTCTGTACCGACACAAATTACAAACTATACATAGCGCTCAGAAGTTTGCAATTTCCACAGTGCTAGGGCCGATGAACCCACAATTGTCTGCATGTTCTTGCACCAGCTGGAATTTCCACTATCTCAAATCATAAAGATACAAGCACAACTTTGGGTTTTCAGCCACAGGAGTCCTGCATCTGCTTGTTTTGACTGAGAGGGATTTCAGATTCTATTCTGCCCTCTCCAATGCATGCTCTGGGTGACCCTTTACACCTCCTTCCAATAAGACATCAGCATAGCATGAACATTTTTTCCTCCCTCACAAACTATATGAGCTCATGTTTTGGTCCTCTAAATTATGTGCAATCTTGGATTGCCTGTCCCACTTTTTATTATTGATAAAATTTCATAGATGagcacagcactttacaaagtacATACTTTGGATAAGCccttgccctgaggagcttacaacTGAAATTGGATTTATTGTAGATACCACAGTCCTTTTGATACCATGGTGACAGGCACGACATAAAAACCCAAGAGAGGTAGGTAGAGAGAACTCCAATACAGTCCAAGGATGAGGCACAAGAGTGGCAAAAGCTGGAGTCCTAATTGGTCGGGCCTggcattgttgtttttttttttagaagacaTGGGAAAGGGGAAGGTTGATAGATTTATCGTATGAGTGTGGAATTGGAGAATGATGTTTAAAAAGGCccaaaggaccagatttttaaaaggtatttaggctacTAActcccataatttttttttttatcatttgtgtttTCACCTGCAAAATGTGCCCTTTGGTGATTGTGCCAGGGCTCCTCTTTTTACGTGCCTTCTTCAAATACAGAAGCTCGCTAAAACCATGCCTCCTCCCCTGTGCCTGTGCCTCTGCTGCCATGAAAGGAGCCCTGCAAAATATAGATTAGGAGATAGACCTCTTCTCCACACAATCTTCCCCCAATAGGCTCATGGAATTTATGTTTCTCATGGATGTGCCTACAGAGAAAGTCAAATAGGTGCTTGAATGAAATATGGAAGAGGAAATATGGAGATTTCCCTTGGTTTTAAATCTGGGCTTAAGTCCTCTAGCTGGCGAGATCAATAGGCAGAATAATGAGCAGGTTACTTGCATTTAGTGATCCACACAAAATAGAGTTCTGAGAGATGAAGCTAAGCATAAAGCTCTGAGACAGTGAAAGTGGTTGGAAGAACACATTTAACCAGAAGTTGCTGCCCAACGCTTCTCTGAGGGGCTTgtagacagggccggtgcaaccactgaggcggactaggcagttgcctagggtgccaagatttgggggcaccaaaaagcagcacccccaaattttttttaagtggttgagtggctgctgctgggatcgagagggactctgagctgccggcggcattggcagcgggcagcccaggtgtcccctgggtcagtgtgccaccgcggcagccagcagcccagggtttatagggggcaggttctatatgtctgtggtgctcaagcaccagcaatactcagggctgggggccctgctccagcaatatttggagctcaCTCTCTCCCCGGGCCCTGCCTGGACCAGGCCCCGGCCCCCCGCAGGTCTGCGTCCGTGCCTCACAGAAAGCAGCGCAGCGTCTCTCCCatgcctgcttctgttgctggagtagagcgGCTCCCCACAGAACTACTGTCTGCTGCCCCAAGGTCCTAGTGCCCCcatctccactggcagggcaggctgcccttaccttGTGCTTCCGCCTTCGCCCTGagtctctccaacaccccaaacccctcagcgccccacaccctaatcctctgcctcagccctgagcccccccacatcatgaatccctcatcctcagccccaaccctcatccccctgcactccctcctatccccaaactccctcccagagcatgcactccctcccagagcctgcacccctcaccctttcctacaccccccacccccagcctgcacccaaacactatcccaaagcctgcaccctaatccccagctcagaacctgcaccccagagctcccctccaaacccctcccagagccttaggcaagtgggggtggagtttgggggggcaagttctgggcaccaccaaaatttctacaaacttgccacccatgcctggGTCAGAGTGCCACCGACAGCCTGGGAGTTCCACTGcacagttgctgcttcacttctcccaccttccaggcctgcagcgccaatcagctgcttggtgccgcaagcctgggaggagaattagagcaggacagcgtgctcggggaggacgcagagcagaggtgagctggggtggggaggtactgcagggctcctcgggccagggggtggggagcttccgCAGGGgcgggggcacacttcagggcgaggagctgctgcagggctggggaggcgcaaggtggaagttttgcctagggcacaaaacttccttgcaccgacCCTGCTTGTAGAACATTTCATTTGCTGAGACTTTTGGCATAAGACTTGATTTTTAGAATCCCATCCTGATTAGGTATTTACAGATCAATTAGATAAATTATTCAGGAACAGCTACACTGGTGCTAGCAACAGTATAAATACAAGTGTAGATCAGGCTCAGGTGTTTTCAATAGTCTCATTGAAAACCTGCCTTGAGAAAACTTTCCTGGTAAGACAAACATAGTACAATCTTACCTGAAGCAATTTATTCACAGAAACCAAATCCTGAGATCCTTACTCAGTCTTTGCCCAAACAACCTCCTCTTAACTTTCATGAgcatttgcctgagtaaggacagaGAATTTGCCCTGTTAGTGGTGCCCTCCTATTGCAATTTGTCTGGCTAGTGGCTTGAAGAATCTCAAGAACTAGTGGCTGGACTCTTCTGCAtcctcctctcttcttccttcccatTCTACCTCAGTCTTCATGGGTTCCAGCTGGGTTCTCAGGAGATTCTAGCtgctttaatatttatttttcacaacTGGAACTAGTTTCATAATGCTATGAGATACACATTGTTCTGATTGCATGGCTAACACTATTATATtattagaaaataaaacaaaattgagaTGGCTTCCCtcgtctttgtttttaaattacactCTTTTTGCATTGGTAATCATGGGACATAAATTGTAGTTTACGGCAACATCACacagattgtttttaaaacaacactGAGTGACATGCAATTACACTACCAGAAGCAGACACACTAAAGGAATGGAAAGTGGAGGGGGGCACACAACATCTTTCATGAGATAGCTGTCTTCTTCAGAGAAATTAATAATTACTTTCATCTTTGGAACTGGTTAAGTTTAAGAACATGTTCATTAATAATATTTAGCCCtgttatagcacttttcatcttcaaagcattttacagacattTACTATTCACAACTCTTATATGAGATTGATGAAGAGTACTACTATTCCCATTTAACATGGGGGGAACCAAAGCAGGAGAAAGTAAAGTAGGTTTGCCAGGTGttcagttttcaactggaacacctggtcgaaaagggaccatCATCttcagcctggtgaaaatgagcaagtgagtgagagCAAGCAACGGAGGGAGTGAACAGGGCAGAGCCTCAAACTTCCCAAGTTCAAAGAGAGTTGGTGTCAGATAGAATTGTGACTCTGGAGTCCCAGCTGCTAAGCCTGTGCTAACACCACTAGACCAGACTGCTCCTTCTCATTAAAAGTGTCCTTTACCAGCAActatttctttaaattttttttgggggggggggggggaggaataatAAACACAACCCAACCCTTGAAATATTAGTGTACAGAATCCAAAATTCTACTCAGCGATACATTATGAAGCATGACCATTCCTTTCCTATTCTAACTCTGTTGCTGCCACCAAGTGCCCATTTGaggtatagattttttttttaatttctcattttctttattaaatgtaGTTTTCCTTAATGAGTCAGATAAATTAAAGTCACTGTACTGAGATACTGGCTTATTTTTGCATAAGAGAGGAAAGAAGTTTGAGAGATGTCCAGAAAGCACTTGTTAAGTTACACAGCAAGGAAAGGGTCAGAGAGGATTTTCAATAAAATAGTGTTAAAGCAGAAAATACACTTTTCAGTTAGGAgttttagtttaaaaagaaatcaaagtaACTGTGTTTCTTAATACTCATTAAAGGTTAATCTGAAAGTGAGTTATTGCAGAAAATCTTTAAATagagcaaaatatttaaattaccatagaagaaaagaaaatatttaagagGCAACTGAAATCTTTTCAAGAGCCTGAAGAATAGTCTCTAAAAATTAAGGGAGTGATACAGGGCCATATTCTGTTCTCAGCTATTGAGAATTTGGAAGAACTCCACTGACACTAGTATAACAGAGGGCAAAATTTAACCCTATATGAGCAATACTCAAGTAAAAACTAAAGGTTGTCAGGTAGCTCTTTTTACATATTAGGTAGTTAGGGACAAATTTGCTACTGGTAAATAGAGTCAATAGAATTACACACCCATTCATGCCAGCAGTGAACTTGACtctccatttttctttaaaaagatatgGGGTCTAATCCATCTCTGATGAACTTCAGTGAAATCATTGGACTGGGAGTAATTTAGTCCTTGGTGAACAGTGTTCTTTCCACTCTGGCTGAAATCACATTATCAAGTTTGCAGTCTGATTTAATCACAGTTCTAGTAAGATTCTCTGGAACAGAAGTGGACCAGTATATTCACGGAAACTACACTGGAACTCTGCAAGGGATAATCATAGGCACAGCCTTTGCTAGCAAAATCCAATCTTAATTTGTTTAGGGCCTGAAAGCTTTGAAAACCCTATATTTCTCAAGTCTTTTTAATCAAAACCCTTATGTTAGTATTTTATTTGGACATGGTGATTATGTTTGGTTCCAGTAAAGTCTGACAGTTTCTCAGGGAAGGGGCTGTGAATTTggaatcagaaaacaagatttgGTTCTGggttttgaaaaatcagaaacaaaCTCAAGTCTCAGAATCagtacccagaaaaaaaaaaaacttcagcctTCTGTGTTTGAGATTCCCATGGGAACCTTTACTTGGTGATTTTTGAAAATCACAAGTGGGCGTGATTGATCCTGGGAACTGTATTATCATGTTGACCTTCCCTAAGAAGAGAAGAACATTGTGTAATTTTTGCCTTCAGAAAAAAGTCCCTGTAATTCACCCTTTGCTCAAAGTTCTGAAAACATCACATTCTGTGAGCTGACCTGTGAGTCTCCTTTGAGAGATGGCTTCTGTGATTCACACTCATTCCTGATTCCATTCACCCCTCCCCATTCTCACTCCCAAACCCAGAGCTAGCCAATTCACCTCCTCCCATCCCTGGCCCAGAACCTTCTTGACTGGAGAGTACAATTAAatagctggggggaaaaaaaacttgaaaaaacaCATAAGAGCATGGAAACCCCCACAGTAAACACTGCAAAAAACCATATTGAATCAGTGAGAGGAGATTCCCCAAAAGTTTAGGATCTGCGAGTGGTTTGGATATGCAGCCTCAAGTTCAGAAGGTTTTGCAGAACTGCagagcccacccccaccccccaggctctGTGACCTTTCCAGAATAATCATTCCTCCCAACAGACCTTGGCTTCTCATACCTTTTGTAGTTTTCTTGGGGGGAGCCAAGTGGCCTGCCACTTCCAGCTGGTGTGATTGAGGGGGTACCATCAGCCCACACTCCCTTACAGAATTTGGTGAGATATTGCTTGTCATTCCTCCATCTTCTTCATGAAGCATGTGTCTCTCTTTCAGTCCCCTTCTGAGGGTCCAACCCCTCTTTCTTTCCATCTGCCCTGTCCACGACACAGCTGGAagcctctctcctccctgccGTGCCCTCTTCTTACTGCCCTGGGATGCGTGTCTGCCTTTCATTATTTCTATTCCAGTAGCGTCCAAACCATGCTAGGCTCTGCACTGACTTATAGGAAGGCAAAGTCCATACCCTATAGTCTGAAAAGACACAAAGTGGGATGAGGGGTAAGAGAAAGGGCACAGATGTGGTTATGTCCAGTACCGGACAGGGAACGTCATTTTGAAGAGCATGCagttccacacacacccccatcctgCAGCATGTCCTCACACACACTGTGCATGTGAGGTTATGCCAGCAACGGCAGGATGGTGCACACTGTAAAATGGCACCCCCATGTGGCACTTTAGACACACCATGTGTGCAAGGTCCCACCACTGGGGGCAATGTCACTGATGGGAGCAGCCCCACCATTTCTAGAAGTATGAGAACATCCAAATATTCCAGGAATGCATAAGCGGCCTCCTTTCACAGGGTTCACTCACCACAGGTGGCACTTCTTCCAGGTCACCCCAGGGATTAGCTCTGGCCAAGCGCTGGGCCCTCCTCTGGTAGCATCTCTCCTATCATCCTCTCACCATGAGGACGAATCTCACTCCAGAAACTGCAGTCTCCTCTTTGTGACTCTACCTTCCAGCCAAGACGCTACGTGGTTCTCCCTTACAGGGGGTATCAAAATCTTTCCAGAACAAGTTATCCCAGGCAGTCCACTGTTCTTTGCCTGATCTGTGTCATGTCtacagtggctggt
This sequence is a window from Chelonoidis abingdonii isolate Lonesome George chromosome 7, CheloAbing_2.0, whole genome shotgun sequence. Protein-coding genes within it:
- the RGS16 gene encoding regulator of G-protein signaling 16 — translated: MCRGLAALSTCLERAKQLKTRLGILVHKPELGHEADSFNTSEQGTKLRNSSEEALEWKKSFDHLLKSKNGVATFHAFLKTEFSEENLEFWLACEEFKKSRSKTKLSSKAHRIFKEFVQNEAPKEVNIDHETREITRKNLTVATTSCFDAAQVKTRTLMEKDSYPRFLKSASYQDLTVEITSKQLHT